Proteins encoded in a region of the Flavobacterium sp. MDT1-60 genome:
- a CDS encoding tetratricopeptide repeat protein, producing the protein MKNIVYLFLLISQVFFAQSSFEKGNLLYQDNKFEQAAQEYENVLKENKQHSAELYFNLANCYYKLNKVAPSIYNYEKALVLKPHDEQTLNNLKFAKKLTIDEIKEVPKVGFAKLIQSFTGIFDYNTWAKIAVGIAFLFLLSFIGYYFSQLTLSKRLYFIGMFVLLVGVLLSVAAAMSEKDHYDNDRPAIVFSEVSEVRSEPQKAGSAIFLLHEGAKVYVTETLQNWKKIELTDGTEGWIDASTIKEVK; encoded by the coding sequence ATGAAAAATATAGTATATCTCTTTTTATTAATCTCTCAGGTTTTCTTTGCTCAAAGCAGCTTTGAAAAAGGGAATCTTCTGTATCAGGATAACAAGTTTGAACAGGCCGCGCAGGAGTACGAAAATGTTCTTAAAGAAAACAAACAACATTCGGCTGAATTGTATTTTAATTTGGCTAATTGTTATTACAAACTCAATAAAGTGGCACCTTCGATTTATAATTATGAAAAGGCTTTGGTATTAAAACCACACGATGAACAGACTTTAAATAACTTAAAATTTGCCAAAAAACTAACTATTGATGAAATTAAAGAAGTTCCGAAAGTAGGTTTTGCAAAATTGATTCAGAGCTTTACAGGAATTTTCGATTATAATACCTGGGCTAAAATTGCTGTCGGGATTGCTTTTCTTTTCTTATTGAGTTTTATTGGATATTATTTTTCACAGCTAACACTTTCAAAAAGATTATATTTCATTGGAATGTTTGTATTGCTGGTCGGTGTACTCCTAAGTGTTGCAGCGGCAATGTCAGAGAAAGACCATTATGACAACGATCGCCCGGCAATTGTTTTTTCAGAAGTGAGTGAAGTTAGAAGCGAACCTCAAAAAGCAGGATCAGCTATTTTCTTATTGCATGAAGGCGCCAAAGTTTACGTTACTGAAACACTTCAAAACTGGAAAAAAATAGAATTAACAGACGGAACAGAAGGTTGGATTGATGCTTCAACTATCAAAGAAGTGAAATAA
- a CDS encoding BatD family protein, whose product MKRYLILLLFTFQGLMAQVQFEARVSKNSLGINERLRIDFIMNVDGDNFEQPSFDGFRIVAGPSQQISQSWVNGRSSFQKIYSYILQPAQKGNLTIKQAAIEFNGQKYKTTPIKVAVTNAVAEERDPNDPRQQGGAGSETLNLVAEISKTNPYLNEPITVVYKLYFNNINVTGFKELGKPKYNDFWNQNIEIKQLAIEEGSYRGQRCYFVVLKKTILYPQKSGKLTIEPLSLDIGVQLPTNRRDMFGQMILSEDNKVVSAGAKTINVRPLPEGSKPEDFTGAVGKFNFTVTPSKTTLKNGESLDLVVSAAGSGNMKLFTLPKPVVPNALEMYDPVHDEKVTTSLSGMSGKISDKYTIIPQYKGKYTIKPMQFSYFDLNSGSYKTITSQEITVDVLDGPMQAESNATANAAKNVITKTEQFKYIKPKTTLVSMAKNDFYGSNLYYGLLLAPFLILPIIVLVKKKKEAIDSDVTGNRIKMNNKLAKKYLSEAKKHLNNKEPFYIALEKAMHNFLKAKLHIETSEMSKDNIRELLLSRNTNPESVQNFINLTENCEFARYAPASSASIQQDYDKAVLIISELEKQIV is encoded by the coding sequence ATGAAAAGATATTTAATTCTATTACTATTCACTTTTCAAGGGCTTATGGCTCAAGTTCAATTTGAAGCCAGAGTAAGCAAGAACTCGCTTGGGATAAACGAGAGACTTCGTATTGACTTCATCATGAATGTAGACGGAGACAACTTCGAACAGCCTTCATTTGACGGATTTAGAATTGTAGCAGGACCAAGTCAGCAAATAAGTCAATCCTGGGTTAATGGACGAAGCTCTTTTCAAAAAATATATTCTTATATATTGCAACCAGCGCAAAAAGGAAATTTAACGATTAAACAGGCTGCAATCGAGTTTAATGGGCAGAAATACAAAACAACGCCTATAAAAGTCGCTGTAACAAATGCTGTTGCCGAGGAAAGAGATCCAAATGACCCTAGACAGCAAGGTGGTGCAGGAAGCGAAACGCTGAATTTGGTTGCTGAAATTTCAAAAACCAATCCGTATCTGAATGAACCAATCACTGTGGTATATAAATTATACTTCAACAACATTAATGTAACCGGTTTTAAAGAACTTGGAAAACCAAAATACAATGATTTCTGGAATCAAAATATAGAAATTAAGCAGTTAGCTATTGAAGAAGGAAGTTACAGAGGACAAAGATGTTATTTTGTGGTATTGAAAAAGACTATCTTATATCCACAAAAATCAGGAAAACTCACAATTGAACCTCTTTCACTCGATATTGGGGTGCAATTACCCACAAATCGTCGTGACATGTTTGGTCAAATGATTCTGTCTGAGGACAATAAAGTTGTTTCGGCAGGGGCTAAAACCATTAATGTTAGACCACTTCCGGAAGGTAGTAAACCAGAAGATTTCACAGGCGCTGTTGGTAAATTCAATTTTACAGTTACACCTTCAAAAACTACTTTAAAAAATGGCGAAAGTCTTGATTTGGTTGTTAGTGCGGCAGGGAGCGGAAACATGAAATTGTTTACTTTACCAAAACCGGTTGTACCGAATGCATTAGAAATGTACGATCCGGTTCATGATGAAAAAGTGACCACTTCATTGTCTGGAATGTCTGGTAAAATTTCAGATAAGTATACTATAATTCCACAATACAAAGGAAAGTACACTATAAAACCGATGCAGTTTTCTTATTTTGATTTGAATTCCGGTTCATATAAAACGATAACTTCTCAGGAAATTACGGTTGATGTTCTAGACGGACCAATGCAGGCAGAATCAAACGCAACTGCAAATGCAGCAAAAAATGTTATTACGAAAACAGAACAATTCAAATATATCAAACCAAAAACTACTTTAGTCTCAATGGCTAAAAACGATTTTTATGGTTCGAATTTATACTACGGATTGTTATTAGCACCTTTCTTAATTTTACCAATTATTGTTTTGGTTAAAAAGAAAAAAGAAGCGATTGACAGCGATGTAACCGGAAACCGAATTAAAATGAACAATAAGCTGGCGAAGAAATATCTCTCTGAAGCCAAAAAACATCTTAATAACAAAGAGCCATTTTATATTGCTTTGGAGAAAGCGATGCATAATTTCCTGAAAGCGAAATTACATATTGAGACTTCAGAAATGAGCAAAGACAATATTCGTGAATTGTTATTGTCAAGGAATACAAATCCGGAATCGGTTCAAAATTTCATTAATTTGACAGAAAACTGTGAGTTTGCTCGTTATGCTCCGGCTTCAAGTGCATCTATTCAGCAGGATTATGATAAGGCTGTTTTAATTATTTCAGAATTAGAAAAACAGATTGTCTAA
- a CDS encoding four helix bundle protein codes for MTFNEKYKDNALLIKTFNFALNIIDYTSDLQEQKKFVIANQLLKSGTSIGANSKESQNAESKADFIHKLKIAIKEADETEYWLFLCDAHKAYPDCKDLLNELSEILKILNKIISTSKRN; via the coding sequence ATGACTTTCAACGAGAAATATAAAGACAACGCTCTTTTAATAAAAACTTTCAATTTTGCCTTAAACATAATCGACTATACCAGCGATTTACAGGAACAAAAGAAATTTGTAATTGCTAATCAATTATTAAAAAGCGGAACGTCTATTGGAGCTAATTCAAAAGAATCACAAAATGCAGAAAGTAAGGCAGATTTTATTCATAAATTAAAAATTGCAATCAAAGAAGCGGACGAAACGGAGTATTGGTTATTTCTATGTGACGCACATAAAGCTTATCCAGATTGTAAAGATTTATTAAATGAACTGTCAGAAATTTTAAAAATTTTAAATAAAATAATATCAACATCTAAAAGGAATTAG
- a CDS encoding patatin-like phospholipase family protein, translating to MFLTLLLLIPEKSFSQEQKQDSVKRPKIGLVLSGGGAKGFAHIGVLKVLEEAGIKIDYIGGTSMGAVIGGLYASGYNASQIDSIFKQTNFDELINDYIPRSSKNFYGKKNDELYAIVLPFSNFRVGIPEALSKGMYNYNLLSSLTRNVRHIRDFNKLPTPFLCIGTNIETGEEVLLNKGNLVQAMMASSAFPSLFTPVEIDGNLLVDGGVVNNYPIKEVRNLGADIIIGVDVQDDLLKRKSLKNATRILVQITNLQSIDKMKSKIKDTDVYVKPDIRDFGVISFDKGEEIIRKGEEATFAVYEKIKSLVNEDNFYKKPKLKVSSDTIQIKKINSEKLDNYTKEYINGKLRFKPGSTITYNDLKTGINNLNATQNFSTISYCLQPDGKQDDLDLVLKENPTQTYLKLGLHYDGLYKSAILLNLTHKKTFLKNDITSLDIILGDNFRYDLNYYVENGFNISFGFRSRLNQFNRNVTSSLGNLTTPNPGVNLINVDFLDLSNQAYFQTIFVQKFLMGGGLEYKYLKINSPTLSNTDNVIDKSSYFSAFGYLKYDSFDNKSFPHSGLFFSTDVQTYLGSSDYTNTFKPYSMAKAEIAVANTLFRKATFKFEADAGLTFGNDSVPFFDYILGGYGYNKINNFNYFYGYDFLSISGNSFIKAGITLDYEVFKKNHVNFSANFANLGDDIFSTVDWVSMPKYSGYAVGYGLETIIGPIEIKQSWSPEMSKSFTWFSIGFMF from the coding sequence ATGTTTCTTACCTTATTACTACTTATTCCTGAAAAATCTTTTTCGCAGGAACAAAAACAAGACAGTGTAAAACGCCCTAAAATTGGTCTGGTTTTAAGTGGTGGTGGTGCTAAAGGCTTTGCACATATTGGTGTTTTAAAAGTTTTGGAAGAAGCTGGAATAAAAATCGATTATATTGGCGGAACCAGTATGGGAGCTGTAATTGGCGGACTTTACGCTTCTGGTTACAATGCATCTCAAATTGACTCTATTTTCAAACAAACCAATTTTGATGAATTAATTAACGACTATATTCCGCGATCCTCTAAAAACTTTTATGGTAAAAAAAATGACGAATTATACGCGATAGTTTTACCGTTTAGCAATTTTCGGGTTGGTATTCCAGAGGCTCTTTCAAAAGGAATGTACAATTACAATTTACTAAGCAGTCTGACCAGAAATGTGCGTCATATCCGTGATTTCAATAAATTGCCAACCCCGTTTTTATGTATTGGAACCAATATCGAAACTGGCGAAGAGGTTTTGTTAAACAAAGGAAATCTGGTTCAGGCTATGATGGCGAGTTCGGCGTTTCCTTCCTTATTTACTCCAGTCGAAATTGATGGAAATTTACTGGTAGATGGCGGTGTAGTAAATAACTACCCCATTAAAGAAGTCCGAAATCTTGGCGCTGACATTATAATTGGTGTTGACGTTCAGGACGATTTATTGAAAAGAAAAAGTCTTAAAAATGCAACCCGTATTTTAGTTCAGATTACCAATCTTCAGTCGATTGATAAAATGAAAAGCAAAATAAAAGATACTGATGTTTATGTAAAACCGGACATCCGTGATTTTGGTGTAATTTCATTTGATAAAGGTGAAGAAATTATCAGAAAAGGAGAAGAAGCTACATTTGCCGTTTATGAAAAAATTAAATCGTTGGTTAACGAAGATAATTTTTATAAAAAACCCAAATTAAAAGTAAGTTCAGATACTATTCAGATCAAAAAAATAAACAGCGAAAAATTAGATAATTATACCAAAGAATACATCAATGGTAAACTTCGTTTTAAACCAGGAAGCACTATAACTTATAATGATCTGAAAACTGGAATCAACAATTTAAATGCGACTCAAAACTTTAGCACCATATCCTATTGTTTGCAACCTGATGGTAAACAAGATGATTTGGATCTTGTATTGAAAGAAAATCCAACTCAAACTTATTTAAAACTGGGTTTGCATTATGACGGACTTTATAAAAGTGCGATTCTATTAAATCTTACACACAAAAAAACTTTTCTAAAAAATGATATTACTTCGTTAGATATTATTTTAGGGGATAATTTCAGATATGATTTAAATTATTATGTCGAAAATGGTTTTAATATCAGTTTTGGATTCCGTTCAAGATTAAATCAATTTAACCGAAATGTAACCAGCAGTCTTGGGAATTTAACTACTCCAAATCCTGGTGTCAATTTAATTAATGTTGATTTCCTGGATCTTAGTAATCAGGCCTATTTTCAGACCATTTTTGTACAAAAATTTTTAATGGGCGGTGGTTTAGAATACAAATATTTAAAAATCAATTCACCAACTTTATCTAATACAGATAATGTAATAGATAAAAGCAGTTATTTTAGTGCATTTGGCTATTTAAAATATGACTCATTCGATAATAAAAGCTTTCCACATTCGGGATTGTTTTTTTCTACGGATGTACAAACATATCTTGGATCTTCTGATTACACCAATACTTTCAAGCCTTATTCTATGGCAAAGGCCGAAATCGCAGTAGCCAATACTTTATTTAGAAAGGCAACTTTCAAATTTGAAGCAGATGCGGGGCTGACTTTTGGAAATGACAGCGTTCCTTTTTTCGATTATATCTTAGGAGGTTACGGTTATAACAAAATAAATAACTTCAATTATTTCTACGGATATGATTTTTTAAGTATTTCTGGAAATAGTTTTATAAAAGCGGGAATTACTTTAGATTATGAAGTTTTCAAAAAGAATCATGTCAATTTTTCTGCGAATTTTGCCAACTTAGGTGATGACATTTTCTCTACTGTTGATTGGGTATCAATGCCCAAATATTCAGGTTATGCGGTGGGTTATGGACTGGAAACTATTATTGGCCCAATCGAAATTAAACAATCCTGGTCACCAGAAATGTCAAAAAGTTTTACCTGGTTTAGTATTGGTTTTATGTTTTAA
- the uvrC gene encoding excinuclease ABC subunit UvrC has product MQKPSLELQIQTLPDNPGVYQYYDKDEKILYVGKAKNLKKRVSSYFNKIHDTAKTNVLVRKIVTIKHIVVPTETDALLLENNLIKTLQPRYNVLLRDDKSYPWICIKKEPFSRIFLTRRMVKDGSEYFGPYTNFKMVYTILDLIKELYPLRTCNYDLSESNIKSGKFKVCLEYHIGNCKGPCEGIESLEDYQRQVDAIREILKGNFKESMKDFKRLMNQYAQDLRFEEAQKIKEKIEILENYQSRSTIVNPKITNIDVFSIVSDESAAYVNFLQISHGSIIRSHTLEIKKKLDESDEELLELAIIELRERFNLLSKEVIVPFEVDLGEKIKTTVPQLGDKKQILDLSIRNAKFYRIEQLKQLQIVDPDRHVNRIMAQMQKDLRLPVEPRHIECFDNSNIQGTNPVAACVVFKDGKASKKDYRHFNVKTVEGPDDFASMTEIVYRRYKRLLDENEPLPQLIIIDGGKGQLSAALKSIDDLGLRGKIAIIGIAKRLEELFYPGDSIPLYLDKKSETLKVIQQLRNEAHRFGITFHRDKRSKAALNSSVESIPGIGEKTMLTLIQHFKSVKRLKLASEKEISDVIGVSKAKKIVEFYHPKEN; this is encoded by the coding sequence ATGCAAAAACCGTCTTTAGAACTTCAAATACAAACCTTGCCGGACAATCCCGGTGTGTATCAATATTATGATAAAGACGAAAAAATATTGTACGTAGGAAAAGCCAAAAATCTAAAAAAAAGAGTTTCCTCCTACTTCAATAAAATTCACGATACAGCAAAAACAAATGTCTTGGTTCGAAAAATCGTAACCATAAAACACATCGTTGTTCCTACTGAAACGGATGCTCTTTTATTAGAAAACAACTTAATAAAAACTTTGCAGCCTCGCTACAATGTGTTGCTTCGAGATGATAAAAGTTACCCTTGGATCTGCATCAAAAAAGAACCTTTTTCGAGAATATTTTTGACCCGAAGAATGGTAAAGGATGGTTCTGAATATTTTGGTCCGTATACTAATTTCAAAATGGTTTACACGATTTTAGATTTAATCAAAGAATTATATCCTTTGAGAACCTGTAATTATGATTTGAGTGAATCGAATATTAAATCAGGTAAATTTAAAGTTTGTCTCGAATATCATATCGGCAATTGCAAAGGACCTTGTGAAGGAATAGAATCGTTAGAAGATTATCAGCGACAAGTTGATGCTATTCGCGAAATTTTAAAAGGAAATTTCAAAGAAAGCATGAAAGACTTCAAACGTTTAATGAATCAATATGCGCAGGATTTACGTTTTGAAGAGGCCCAAAAAATCAAAGAAAAAATAGAAATTCTCGAAAATTATCAATCAAGATCAACGATTGTAAATCCGAAAATTACGAATATTGATGTTTTCTCGATCGTGTCTGATGAAAGTGCGGCTTATGTCAATTTTCTGCAAATTTCCCACGGATCAATTATCCGTTCGCACACTTTAGAAATTAAGAAAAAACTAGATGAAAGCGACGAAGAATTATTAGAATTAGCCATAATCGAACTTCGTGAACGCTTTAATTTATTATCAAAGGAAGTTATTGTTCCCTTTGAAGTTGATTTAGGAGAAAAAATCAAAACAACAGTTCCGCAACTTGGCGATAAAAAACAGATTTTAGATTTATCCATCAGAAATGCTAAGTTTTACAGAATCGAACAATTAAAACAATTACAAATTGTAGATCCGGATCGACATGTCAATCGTATCATGGCGCAAATGCAAAAAGATTTACGCTTACCTGTTGAGCCGCGTCATATCGAATGTTTTGATAACTCCAACATTCAGGGAACAAATCCAGTTGCCGCTTGTGTTGTTTTTAAAGATGGAAAAGCGAGTAAAAAAGATTACCGCCACTTTAATGTAAAAACCGTTGAAGGCCCGGACGATTTTGCTTCGATGACCGAAATTGTGTATCGCCGCTATAAAAGATTACTCGATGAAAATGAGCCTTTACCACAATTAATTATTATTGACGGTGGAAAAGGACAATTATCAGCAGCCTTAAAAAGTATTGATGATTTAGGATTGCGCGGAAAGATTGCAATTATCGGAATAGCAAAACGCCTTGAAGAATTATTTTATCCCGGAGATTCTATTCCACTATACCTTGATAAAAAATCGGAAACATTAAAAGTGATTCAGCAATTACGTAACGAAGCGCACCGTTTCGGAATCACATTTCATCGTGATAAACGTAGCAAAGCAGCACTTAATTCGTCTGTAGAAAGTATTCCTGGCATTGGCGAAAAAACCATGCTGACTTTAATACAACATTTCAAAAGCGTTAAAAGATTAAAGTTAGCTTCAGAAAAAGAAATATCTGACGTTATAGGAGTATCAAAAGCAAAAAAAATTGTCGAATTCTATCATCCTAAAGAAAATTGA
- a CDS encoding succinylglutamate desuccinylase/aspartoacylase family protein, translated as MKNNKPMIIFGEPVLPGENRTINVEIARLHTTTKLNIPVIVRRSKIDGPVVLFSAGIHGDEINGVEVVRQIISKKINRPTRGTIICIPIINMYGFVNKSREFPDGRDLNRVFPGSKKGSLASRFAFHIVAEILPVIDYAVDFHAGGASRFNAPQIRITENNPELRLLADVFNAPFTLYSKNIAGSFRNTSEKANVKMLLFEGGKSLDINNVIANEGVMGVKRLLNYLNMLDPKQIVEDAVHPSIYIKYSVWLRAKCSGLLHDYNLIGKFVTKGTILAIITDPFGKFEQKVKAPHDGYIINANHSPIVYEGDAIYHISKTLPDGDE; from the coding sequence ATGAAAAATAACAAACCCATGATTATTTTTGGCGAACCGGTTTTGCCAGGAGAAAATAGAACAATAAATGTTGAAATCGCCCGATTGCACACGACTACAAAACTTAATATTCCGGTAATTGTGCGTCGTTCTAAAATAGATGGTCCGGTAGTTTTATTCTCGGCCGGAATTCACGGTGACGAAATAAACGGGGTAGAAGTCGTACGCCAGATTATCAGCAAAAAGATAAATCGGCCAACTCGCGGAACGATTATTTGTATTCCTATTATCAATATGTATGGTTTTGTAAATAAATCAAGAGAATTTCCTGATGGCCGCGACTTAAATCGTGTTTTTCCGGGAAGCAAAAAAGGTTCTCTGGCGAGTCGTTTTGCATTTCATATTGTGGCCGAGATTTTGCCGGTTATCGATTATGCAGTTGATTTTCATGCCGGAGGTGCGAGCAGGTTTAATGCTCCTCAAATTAGGATAACCGAAAATAATCCGGAATTAAGACTTTTGGCAGATGTGTTTAATGCTCCTTTTACATTGTATTCGAAGAATATTGCTGGCTCGTTTAGAAATACATCTGAAAAGGCTAATGTAAAAATGTTGCTTTTTGAAGGAGGAAAATCATTAGATATTAATAATGTAATTGCAAATGAAGGAGTAATGGGAGTGAAGCGTTTGTTAAATTACCTGAATATGCTCGATCCAAAACAAATTGTTGAAGATGCAGTCCATCCTTCCATTTATATCAAATATTCAGTTTGGCTGCGAGCGAAATGTTCTGGATTATTACACGATTATAATTTAATTGGAAAGTTTGTAACCAAAGGAACAATTTTAGCGATTATAACAGATCCTTTTGGTAAATTCGAGCAAAAAGTAAAAGCGCCGCATGATGGATACATCATCAACGCCAATCATTCTCCAATTGTTTATGAGGGCGATGCGATTTACCATATTTCTAAAACCCTTCCTGATGGCGACGAATAA
- a CDS encoding 5-formyltetrahydrofolate cyclo-ligase has protein sequence MATNKKELRLQYKNLRAVLSTDEIEEKSLAIANQVLQLPIWDKTYYHVFLPIEEQKEVNTEYILHLLSGKDKEIVISKSDFETRKMSHFLLTDNTKIKKNEYNIPEPINGLPVPSETIEVVFVPLLAFDVFGNRIGYGKGFYDKFLVECKPETIKIGLSFFEAVNRIDDVFESDVKLDYCVTPRITHKF, from the coding sequence ATGGCGACGAATAAAAAAGAATTACGGTTACAGTATAAAAATCTTCGCGCAGTACTTTCGACTGATGAAATCGAAGAAAAGAGTCTCGCTATAGCCAATCAAGTATTGCAATTGCCAATTTGGGATAAAACCTATTATCATGTTTTTCTTCCGATTGAAGAACAAAAAGAAGTGAACACTGAATATATTTTGCATTTACTTTCCGGAAAAGATAAAGAAATTGTGATTTCGAAAAGTGATTTTGAAACGCGAAAAATGTCTCACTTTTTATTGACCGATAATACCAAAATCAAGAAAAACGAATATAATATTCCGGAACCTATAAATGGTTTGCCAGTTCCATCAGAAACTATTGAAGTGGTTTTTGTACCGCTTTTGGCATTTGATGTTTTCGGAAATCGTATTGGATACGGAAAAGGTTTCTATGATAAATTTTTAGTGGAATGTAAACCCGAAACCATCAAAATTGGACTTTCGTTTTTTGAAGCCGTAAACAGAATTGATGATGTTTTTGAATCTGATGTAAAGTTGGATTACTGTGTGACGCCTAGGATTACGCATAAATTTTAA
- a CDS encoding homogentisate 1,2-dioxygenase codes for MPLYHKLGDFPQKRHTQFEKPNGGFYYEQLFGTEGFHGHSSLSYHVHRPTQVKEILNSYSVEPKIAIGKNIKSLLFKGFELKPENDFLDSRKATLVNKDCIIGLAAPKESLRNYFYKNADADEMLFIHKGKGKLRTMLGNIPFEYGDYLIIPRGIIYQIEFDTEENRLFYVESYSPFYTPKRYKNQSGQHLEHSPFCERDFILPNELETHDEKGDFLIKIKKEGMIHEVVYATHPFDVVGWDGYNFPYGFSIHNFEPITGRVHQPPPVHQTFETATFVVCSFCPRLYDYHPKAIPAPYNHSNIDSDEVLYYVDGDFMSRNNIEQGHITLHPKGIPHGPAPGAMERSIGHKETQELAVMVDTFRPLMVTEEAMGLDDGQYYKSWCE; via the coding sequence ATGCCATTATATCATAAACTTGGAGATTTCCCTCAAAAAAGACACACTCAATTCGAAAAACCAAATGGAGGTTTTTACTACGAACAATTGTTTGGTACCGAAGGTTTTCATGGACATTCGTCATTGTCTTATCATGTTCACAGACCAACACAGGTTAAAGAAATTTTAAATTCTTATTCGGTTGAACCAAAAATTGCAATAGGAAAAAACATAAAATCATTACTTTTTAAAGGTTTTGAATTAAAACCGGAAAATGACTTTTTAGACAGCCGAAAAGCCACGTTAGTCAATAAAGACTGTATTATTGGACTTGCCGCTCCAAAAGAATCGCTTCGAAATTATTTCTACAAAAATGCCGACGCCGATGAAATGCTTTTCATCCATAAAGGAAAAGGAAAATTAAGAACCATGTTAGGAAATATTCCTTTTGAATATGGTGATTATCTAATTATTCCGAGAGGCATTATTTATCAAATAGAATTTGACACCGAAGAAAACCGACTTTTTTATGTCGAATCTTATTCTCCTTTTTATACTCCAAAACGTTATAAAAACCAGTCTGGACAACATTTAGAGCATTCGCCATTTTGCGAGCGTGATTTTATCTTGCCAAACGAATTGGAAACACATGACGAAAAAGGCGATTTTTTAATTAAAATCAAAAAAGAAGGAATGATTCACGAAGTGGTTTACGCCACTCATCCTTTTGACGTTGTGGGCTGGGACGGTTACAATTTCCCATACGGATTCTCAATTCACAATTTCGAACCTATAACGGGGCGTGTTCACCAACCGCCTCCGGTGCACCAAACTTTCGAAACGGCCACTTTTGTCGTTTGTTCTTTCTGCCCGAGACTTTACGATTATCACCCGAAGGCAATTCCGGCACCGTACAATCACAGTAATATAGATTCAGACGAAGTACTTTATTATGTTGATGGCGATTTTATGAGCCGTAATAATATCGAGCAGGGTCATATTACTTTACATCCAAAAGGAATTCCGCATGGTCCTGCACCAGGCGCAATGGAACGCAGTATTGGTCATAAAGAAACCCAGGAATTAGCCGTTATGGTTGATACTTTCAGACCGTTAATGGTTACGGAAGAAGCTATGGGATTGGATGATGGACAGTATTATAAATCCTGGTGTGAATAA
- the hppD gene encoding 4-hydroxyphenylpyruvate dioxygenase, whose product MMKQVKSVEYGLEKIFEGAQDFLPLLGTDYVEFYVGNAKQSAHYYKTAFGYQSLAYAGLETGVKDKASYVLKQDKIRIVLTTPLTQDSPIHAHLQKHGDGVKVAALWVEDARSAYEETMKRGARSFMEPTVESDEFGEVVRSGIYTYGETVHIFVERKNYNGVFLPGYKEWKSDYNPAPTGLKYIDHMVGNVGWNEMNTWVKFYEDVMGFVNFLSFDDKQINTEYSALMSKVMSNGNGRIKFPINEPAEGKKKSQIEEYLDFYGGPGIQHIAIATDDIIKTVSDLKARGVEFLSAPPHTYYQAIPERLGVHMDMMKEDLNEIEKLAIMVDADEDGYLLQIFTKPVQDRPTLFFEIIQRMGAKGFGAGNFKALFESIEREQELRGTL is encoded by the coding sequence ATTATGAAACAAGTTAAATCAGTAGAATACGGATTAGAAAAAATATTTGAAGGAGCACAAGATTTCCTTCCATTATTAGGAACAGACTATGTAGAATTCTACGTGGGAAATGCAAAACAATCGGCACATTATTATAAAACTGCTTTCGGATATCAGTCATTGGCCTATGCAGGATTAGAAACCGGAGTAAAAGACAAAGCATCTTATGTTTTGAAGCAGGATAAAATAAGAATTGTTTTGACAACACCTTTAACGCAGGATTCTCCAATTCACGCACATCTTCAAAAACATGGCGACGGTGTAAAAGTCGCTGCTCTTTGGGTTGAAGATGCGAGAAGTGCTTACGAAGAAACTATGAAACGTGGCGCTCGTTCTTTTATGGAACCAACTGTGGAGTCAGATGAATTTGGAGAAGTAGTTCGCTCCGGAATTTACACTTATGGAGAAACCGTTCACATTTTTGTAGAAAGAAAAAACTACAATGGGGTTTTCTTGCCAGGTTACAAAGAATGGAAATCAGACTATAATCCAGCGCCAACCGGATTGAAATATATTGATCACATGGTTGGAAATGTGGGTTGGAATGAAATGAATACCTGGGTAAAATTCTACGAAGATGTTATGGGATTTGTTAATTTCCTGTCTTTTGATGACAAACAAATCAATACTGAATATTCGGCTTTGATGAGTAAAGTAATGTCTAACGGAAACGGAAGAATTAAATTCCCAATCAATGAACCAGCTGAAGGAAAGAAAAAATCTCAGATTGAAGAATATTTAGATTTTTACGGTGGACCTGGAATTCAGCATATTGCCATTGCGACGGATGACATTATAAAAACAGTTTCTGACTTAAAAGCACGTGGTGTTGAGTTTTTATCTGCTCCCCCACACACATATTACCAGGCAATACCAGAAAGATTAGGTGTTCATATGGATATGATGAAGGAAGATTTAAACGAAATTGAAAAATTAGCCATCATGGTAGATGCCGATGAAGATGGTTACTTATTACAAATATTTACAAAACCAGTTCAGGACAGACCAACTCTATTTTTCGAAATTATTCAAAGAATGGGCGCAAAAGGCTTCGGTGCAGGAAACTTTAAAGCCCTTTTTGAGTCAATTGAGAGAGAGCAGGAATTGAGAGGAACTTTGTAA